Proteins encoded in a region of the Streptomyces sp. NBC_01471 genome:
- a CDS encoding HAD-IIA family hydrolase translates to MTERKPIESWLTDMDGVLMHEGVPVPGADAFIKKLRDTGKPFLVLTNNSIYTPRDLHARLQRIGLEVPVENIWTSALATAKFLDNQHPGGTAYVIGEAGLTTALHDAGYILTDADPDFVILGETRTYSFEALTRAIRLINNGARFIATNPDNTGPSPEGALPATGSVAALITKATGKDPYFVGKPNPLMMRTGLNAIGAHSESSAMIGDRMDTDVLAGLEAGMETFLVLTGLTGKDDIGRYPYRPTTVVDSIADLVDLV, encoded by the coding sequence ATGACAGAGCGCAAGCCCATCGAATCGTGGCTCACGGACATGGATGGCGTACTGATGCACGAGGGCGTCCCCGTGCCCGGAGCCGATGCCTTCATCAAGAAACTGCGGGACACCGGGAAGCCGTTCCTCGTGCTCACCAACAACTCGATCTACACCCCGCGGGACCTGCACGCGCGGCTGCAGCGGATCGGCCTGGAAGTCCCGGTGGAGAACATCTGGACCTCCGCCCTCGCCACCGCGAAGTTCCTCGACAACCAGCACCCGGGCGGCACCGCGTACGTCATCGGCGAGGCCGGGCTGACGACCGCCCTGCACGACGCCGGATACATCCTGACGGACGCCGACCCCGACTTCGTGATCCTCGGGGAGACCCGGACCTACTCGTTCGAGGCGCTGACGCGGGCGATCCGGCTGATCAACAACGGTGCCCGCTTCATCGCCACCAACCCCGACAACACCGGCCCCTCGCCGGAGGGCGCCCTGCCCGCGACGGGTTCGGTCGCCGCCCTGATCACCAAGGCGACCGGCAAGGACCCGTACTTCGTCGGCAAGCCCAACCCCCTGATGATGCGCACCGGGCTCAACGCGATCGGCGCCCACTCGGAGAGCTCGGCCATGATCGGCGACCGGATGGACACCGACGTACTGGCAGGTCTTGAGGCCGGGATGGAAACCTTCCTGGTGCTCACCGGGCTGACCGGCAAGGACGACATCGGCCGCTACCCGTACCGGCCGACCACGGTCGTGGACTCCATCGCGGATCTGGTCGACCTCGTCTGA
- a CDS encoding class F sortase produces the protein MSSEGSSSGSGRLLTGVAWAVLLLGLWLWGRQITEGPEGSSGPKTGDVAAVGRPLGVTLPPAHDPLAGVRPRRVQIPSVGINAPIVPRGLDAHGAVDPPPFEAPDEVGWFGGGVRPGAVGAALLVGHVDTNTRKAVFYGLSAVRPGEKVRVTGSDGSVSEYTIDDVQVFQRSHFNAKKVYGERVHGRAELRLITCGGSFDRTTRAYSANVVVSAYLTGVPKA, from the coding sequence GTGTCGTCCGAGGGCTCGTCATCGGGGAGCGGACGACTGCTGACCGGGGTCGCCTGGGCCGTACTGCTGCTCGGGCTGTGGCTCTGGGGCCGCCAGATCACCGAGGGCCCCGAGGGGAGCTCGGGGCCGAAGACCGGTGATGTGGCCGCGGTGGGCCGCCCGCTGGGCGTCACGCTGCCACCGGCCCATGACCCGCTCGCCGGGGTGCGGCCGCGGCGGGTGCAGATCCCCTCGGTGGGGATCAACGCCCCGATCGTGCCCCGCGGGCTCGACGCCCACGGCGCGGTCGACCCGCCGCCGTTCGAGGCTCCGGACGAGGTCGGCTGGTTCGGCGGCGGCGTCCGTCCCGGCGCCGTCGGGGCCGCGCTGCTCGTCGGCCACGTCGACACGAACACCAGGAAAGCGGTCTTCTACGGCCTGAGTGCGGTCCGTCCCGGCGAGAAGGTGCGGGTAACGGGCTCCGACGGCTCGGTCAGCGAGTACACCATCGACGATGTCCAGGTCTTCCAGCGCAGCCACTTCAACGCGAAGAAGGTCTACGGGGAGCGGGTGCACGGCCGCGCGGAGCTGAGGCTGATCACCTGCGGTGGCTCGTTCGACCGTACGACGCGGGCGTACAGCGCGAATGTGGTGGTCTCGGCGTACCTCACGGGTGTGCCGAAGGCGTGA